From a single Mycolicibacterium mengxianglii genomic region:
- the lysA gene encoding diaminopimelate decarboxylase, with amino-acid sequence MNAHPAGPRHAEEIQHGGAPAKPQSSAEVLQLAPNVWPRNCVRGDDGMVSIAGVPISDLAAEYGTPLFVIDEEDFRFRCREIASAFGGGDYVRYAAKAFLCTEIARWVNEEGLALDVCSGGELAVALHADFPAERIALHGNNKSVDELTAAVKAGVGHVVVDSLLEIERLDAIAGDAGIVQDVLVRVTVGVEAHTHEFISTAHEDQKFGLSLASGAALEGVRRVFEADNLRLVGLHSHIGSQIFDVAGFEIAARRVLGLLRDVVAEFGVDKTAQISTVDLGGGLGISYLPQDDPPPMDELADKLKAIVHDESEALGLPTPKLVVEPGRAIAGPGTVTLYQVGTVKDVAISTTAYRRYISVDGGMSDNIRTSLYGAEYDIRLVSRNSAAAPILARVVGKHCESGDIVVRDAWVSEDVAPGDLMAVAATGAYCYSMSSRYNLLGRPAVVAVRDGRARLILRRETVDDLLSLEVR; translated from the coding sequence GTGAACGCCCACCCCGCCGGGCCCCGGCACGCCGAAGAGATCCAACACGGCGGCGCGCCCGCCAAGCCGCAGAGCTCCGCTGAAGTCTTGCAGCTGGCGCCGAATGTGTGGCCGCGCAACTGTGTCCGCGGTGATGACGGCATGGTCAGCATTGCCGGGGTCCCCATCTCCGATCTGGCGGCCGAGTACGGCACCCCGTTGTTCGTGATCGACGAGGAGGATTTCCGGTTCCGCTGCCGCGAGATCGCCTCCGCGTTCGGTGGTGGCGACTATGTGCGCTACGCCGCCAAAGCGTTCCTGTGCACCGAGATCGCCCGCTGGGTCAATGAAGAAGGTCTGGCGCTGGACGTCTGCAGCGGCGGTGAGCTGGCGGTCGCGCTGCACGCCGACTTCCCGGCGGAGCGAATCGCCTTGCACGGCAACAACAAGTCCGTCGACGAATTGACCGCCGCCGTCAAGGCGGGCGTGGGTCACGTTGTCGTCGACTCGCTGCTCGAGATCGAGCGCCTCGACGCGATCGCCGGCGACGCCGGAATCGTGCAGGACGTTCTGGTGCGTGTCACCGTCGGCGTCGAAGCCCACACCCACGAGTTCATCTCCACCGCCCACGAGGACCAGAAGTTCGGATTGTCGCTGGCGTCCGGCGCGGCCCTCGAAGGTGTGCGCCGCGTCTTCGAAGCCGACAACCTGCGGCTGGTGGGTCTGCACAGCCATATCGGCTCGCAGATCTTCGACGTCGCCGGTTTCGAGATCGCGGCCCGACGGGTGCTCGGACTACTGCGCGATGTGGTGGCCGAGTTCGGAGTGGACAAGACCGCGCAGATCTCCACCGTCGATCTCGGTGGCGGTTTGGGGATTTCGTATCTGCCTCAGGATGATCCGCCACCGATGGACGAGCTGGCGGACAAGCTCAAAGCAATCGTGCACGACGAGTCCGAAGCACTCGGGTTGCCGACGCCGAAACTGGTGGTCGAGCCCGGGCGCGCGATCGCCGGTCCCGGCACCGTCACGCTCTACCAGGTCGGCACGGTCAAGGACGTCGCGATCAGCACTACCGCGTACCGGCGCTACATCAGCGTGGACGGTGGCATGAGCGACAACATCCGCACTTCGCTCTATGGCGCCGAGTACGACATCCGGCTGGTGTCCCGCAACAGTGCGGCGGCGCCGATTCTGGCTCGCGTCGTCGGAAAGCATTGCGAGAGTGGAGATATCGTCGTACGCGACGCCTGGGTCTCCGAAGACGTGGCCCCCGGTGACCTGATGGCCGTCGCCGCCACCGGCGCCTACTGCTATTCGATGTCGAGCCGTTACAACCTCCTTGGCCGCCCTGCTGTGGTGGCCGTGCGCGACGGGCGAGCCCGCCTGATCCTGCGCCGGGAGACGGTCGACGATCTACTGAGTTTGGAAGTGAGGTGA
- a CDS encoding NmrA family NAD(P)-binding protein produces the protein MRVVMIGATGRHAHWVLGELNRRGVQVRALVRNEERGEVALRQGAAETVIADLTRPDTLPDAVAGMDCVFHIGPAHVAKETEMGLAMVAAAEAAGVRKFVYSGVIHPSIADLWNHAAKLPVEEALYSSELTFTVLQPARFMQDFDPFWPDVVSSGRLRQPYSTSSKMCWVDYRDVAEVAAMAIVGGDLDWGTFELCAPGMLDTTEAAAIASDVLGRAISVEQIPLDEYLREFRAGMTEDSMAHMMAHYDRVGLPGGNALVLRAILGREPRSLRDYFGELAAA, from the coding sequence ATGCGTGTGGTGATGATCGGCGCGACGGGGCGTCACGCCCATTGGGTGCTTGGTGAACTGAACCGACGTGGCGTTCAGGTACGCGCCCTCGTCCGCAACGAGGAGCGCGGCGAGGTCGCTCTGCGCCAAGGAGCAGCCGAAACCGTGATCGCGGATCTGACGCGGCCGGACACCCTGCCTGACGCGGTCGCCGGCATGGACTGCGTGTTCCACATCGGCCCAGCGCACGTCGCAAAGGAGACCGAGATGGGCTTGGCGATGGTGGCGGCGGCGGAGGCGGCAGGTGTGCGAAAGTTCGTGTATTCCGGCGTCATTCACCCCTCAATCGCCGACCTGTGGAATCACGCGGCCAAGTTACCGGTCGAAGAGGCGTTGTACAGTTCGGAGCTGACGTTCACGGTCCTACAACCGGCCCGCTTCATGCAGGACTTCGACCCATTCTGGCCCGACGTTGTCTCCAGCGGCCGGTTGCGCCAGCCCTACTCAACGTCTTCGAAGATGTGCTGGGTCGACTACCGCGACGTCGCAGAGGTCGCCGCGATGGCGATCGTCGGCGGTGACCTCGATTGGGGCACCTTCGAGCTATGTGCTCCAGGGATGCTCGACACCACCGAAGCGGCTGCGATCGCCAGTGATGTTCTGGGCCGCGCGATATCGGTCGAGCAGATCCCGCTCGACGAGTACCTACGTGAATTCCGAGCCGGGATGACTGAAGACAGCATGGCGCACATGATGGCGCACTACGATCGGGTGGGCCTACCGGGCGGCAACGCTCTGGTGCTGCGTGCGATTCTTGGCCGCGAACCACGGTCGCTGAGGGATTACTTCGGCGAACTAGCCGCGGCCTGA
- a CDS encoding homoserine dehydrogenase, translating to MTGDEKTVGIAVLGLGNVGSEVVRIIEESADDLAARIGAPLVLRGIGVRRVADDRGVPSEMLTDDIEELAAREDVDIVVELMGPVEPARKAILTALEHGKSVVTANKALLAQSTGELAQAAENAQVDLYFEAAVAGAIPVIRPLTQSLAGDTVVRVAGIVNGTTNYILSAMNDTGATYDDALADAGALGYAEADPTADVEGYDAAAKAAILASIAFHTRVTADDVYREGITKVTAEDFESAKALGCTIKLLSICERITSDEGPERVSARVYPALVPLDHPLASVGGAFNAVVVEAEAAGRLMFYGQGAGGAPTASAVMGDVVMAARNRVQGGRGPRESKYAQLPIAPIGFIPTRYYVSLYVADRPGVLSSVAAEFAKREVSIAEVRQEGVVNEGGQRVGARIAVLTHQATDAALSDTIAALEDLDVVSSVASVLRMEGAGE from the coding sequence ATGACGGGTGATGAGAAGACGGTCGGCATAGCGGTTTTGGGACTGGGCAATGTCGGCAGCGAGGTTGTCCGCATCATCGAGGAGAGCGCCGACGACCTGGCCGCCCGCATCGGTGCGCCGCTGGTGCTGCGCGGTATCGGCGTGCGCCGAGTCGCCGATGATCGCGGGGTGCCGTCGGAGATGTTGACCGACGACATCGAAGAGCTGGCGGCCCGCGAGGACGTCGACATCGTCGTCGAACTGATGGGACCGGTCGAACCCGCGCGCAAGGCGATCCTCACCGCCCTCGAACACGGCAAGTCCGTCGTCACCGCGAACAAGGCGCTGCTGGCCCAATCCACCGGTGAACTCGCCCAGGCTGCCGAGAACGCCCAGGTGGACCTGTATTTCGAGGCGGCGGTGGCGGGCGCCATCCCGGTGATCCGGCCGCTCACCCAGTCGCTGGCCGGCGACACCGTGGTCCGGGTCGCGGGCATCGTCAACGGCACGACCAACTACATCTTGTCCGCCATGAACGACACCGGCGCCACCTACGACGACGCACTGGCCGACGCCGGTGCCCTCGGTTATGCCGAGGCTGATCCGACTGCTGATGTCGAGGGTTACGACGCAGCCGCCAAGGCCGCCATCCTGGCCTCGATCGCCTTCCATACCCGGGTGACCGCCGATGACGTATACCGCGAAGGCATCACCAAGGTGACCGCCGAGGACTTCGAGTCCGCCAAGGCGTTGGGCTGCACCATCAAACTGCTGTCGATCTGCGAGCGGATCACCTCCGACGAAGGCCCGGAACGGGTTTCGGCGCGCGTGTACCCGGCGCTGGTGCCGTTGGATCATCCGCTGGCCTCGGTTGGTGGAGCGTTCAACGCGGTGGTGGTCGAAGCCGAAGCCGCCGGCCGCCTGATGTTCTACGGCCAGGGAGCCGGCGGAGCCCCGACCGCTTCGGCAGTCATGGGTGATGTGGTGATGGCTGCCCGCAACCGCGTGCAGGGTGGCCGTGGCCCGCGCGAGTCCAAGTACGCGCAGCTGCCCATCGCGCCGATCGGCTTCATCCCGACCCGCTACTACGTCAGCCTCTACGTCGCCGACCGTCCGGGCGTGTTGTCCTCGGTCGCAGCGGAATTCGCCAAACGGGAAGTCAGCATCGCCGAGGTGCGCCAGGAGGGCGTGGTCAACGAGGGTGGACAGCGAGTCGGCGCCCGGATCGCCGTCCTCACGCACCAGGCCACCGATGCGGCGCTCAGCGACACCATCGCCGCGCTCGAGGACCTCGACGTGGTGTCCAGTGTTGCCAGCGTGCTGCGCATGGAAGGAGCAGGTGAATGA
- a CDS encoding cation transporter — protein sequence MASPARGTALTDARRALLSRRIRLFVAATISYNVIEAIVAITEGTRVSSTALIGFGLDSVIEVSSAAAVAWQFAGRDPEAREKVALRIIAFSFFGLATYVTVDAVRALLGVGEAEHSTIGIVLAAVSLAIMPALSYAQRRAGRELGSLSAVADSKQTLLCTYLSAVLLVGLALNSLFGWSWADPIAGLIIAAIAVREGIEAWKGDTCCPSPILAAPGNRDDAPGCDCCDD from the coding sequence ATGGCGTCCCCGGCGCGCGGCACAGCTTTGACTGATGCCCGGCGCGCGTTACTGTCCCGCCGCATTCGGCTATTCGTCGCCGCCACGATCTCCTACAACGTCATCGAGGCCATCGTGGCAATCACCGAGGGCACGCGGGTGTCCTCCACCGCGCTGATCGGGTTCGGGCTCGATTCGGTCATCGAGGTGTCGTCGGCGGCGGCGGTCGCATGGCAGTTCGCCGGGCGCGACCCCGAGGCACGCGAGAAGGTGGCCTTGCGCATCATCGCGTTCTCGTTCTTCGGGCTGGCCACCTACGTCACCGTGGATGCCGTCCGCGCCTTGCTCGGGGTCGGTGAAGCCGAACACTCCACCATCGGCATCGTCCTCGCAGCGGTCAGCCTGGCCATCATGCCGGCGCTGTCCTACGCGCAGCGCCGGGCCGGGCGCGAACTCGGATCACTATCCGCCGTAGCGGATTCCAAGCAAACCCTGTTGTGCACCTACCTGTCGGCTGTGCTCCTCGTAGGGCTGGCGCTCAACAGCCTGTTCGGCTGGTCGTGGGCGGACCCGATTGCGGGTCTGATCATCGCCGCCATCGCGGTCAGGGAGGGCATCGAGGCATGGAAGGGCGACACATGTTGCCCATCACCAATTCTCGCGGCACCTGGCAACCGCGACGACGCGCCCGGCTGCGACTGCTGCGACGACTGA
- a CDS encoding ArsR/SmtB family transcription factor: MQTLAHTDALARFGHALSDTTRTRILLSLNAAPSYPADLADRIGVSRQMLSNHLACLRGCGLVVAVPEGRRTRYELADTRIGHALDDLMGMVLAVDPDCRCVGADGTVCGCD; encoded by the coding sequence ATGCAGACACTCGCCCACACCGACGCGCTGGCACGATTCGGCCACGCCCTATCGGACACCACGCGGACTCGCATCCTGCTCAGCCTCAACGCCGCCCCGAGCTACCCCGCCGATCTCGCCGACCGAATCGGCGTATCGCGTCAGATGCTCTCGAATCACTTGGCATGCCTGCGCGGCTGCGGGCTGGTGGTGGCGGTGCCGGAAGGTCGCCGCACGCGATATGAGTTGGCCGACACGCGCATCGGTCACGCCCTGGATGACCTCATGGGCATGGTCCTCGCCGTTGACCCCGACTGCCGGTGCGTTGGCGCCGACGGCACCGTGTGCGGGTGCGACTGA
- the argS gene encoding arginine--tRNA ligase: MTPADLAQLLKDTAAAVLTAHDLDTAALPATVTVERPRNPEHGDYATNLALQVGKKVGANPRELAGWLAEALSAADGIAAADVAGPGFVNLRIDAAAQGRIVDNVIDAGQAYGHSTVLAGEKVNLEFVSANPTGPIHIGGTRWAAVGDALGRLLATQGAAVTREYYFNDHGAQIDRFARSLVAAAHGQPAPEDGYAGDYITDIAAKVLEQAPDVLSLPDEQQQETFRAIGVDLMFTHIKESLHEFGTDFDVYTHEDSMHTSGRVAEAIAQLRKTGNIYEKDGATWLRTTEFGDDKDRVVIKSDGQPAYIAGDLAYYLDKRQRGFDLCIYMLGADHHGYIARLKAAAAALGDDPNTVEVLIGQMVNLVRDGQPVRMSKRAGTVITLDDLVDALGVDAARYALIRSSVDTAIDIDLQLWSSASSENPVYYVQYAHARLSALARNAAELGLIPDTGHLDLLTHDKEGTLIRSIGEFPRVLETAANLREPHRVCRYLEDLAGDYHRFYDSCRVLPQGDETPGDLHQARLALCQATRQVIANGLAILGVSAPERM; encoded by the coding sequence GTGACACCCGCCGACCTGGCCCAGCTGCTCAAGGACACCGCCGCTGCGGTGCTGACCGCCCATGACCTGGACACCGCAGCACTTCCCGCCACGGTGACTGTCGAGCGCCCCCGCAACCCTGAGCACGGAGATTACGCCACTAACCTGGCCCTGCAGGTCGGCAAGAAGGTCGGCGCCAACCCTCGTGAGCTGGCCGGCTGGCTCGCCGAGGCGCTGTCCGCTGCCGACGGCATCGCCGCCGCCGACGTCGCCGGCCCCGGCTTCGTCAACCTGCGCATCGACGCCGCCGCCCAGGGCCGCATCGTCGACAACGTGATCGATGCCGGCCAGGCTTACGGACACTCCACGGTGCTGGCAGGGGAGAAGGTCAACCTCGAGTTCGTCTCGGCCAACCCCACCGGGCCCATCCACATCGGCGGCACCCGCTGGGCTGCGGTCGGTGATGCCCTCGGCCGCCTGCTGGCCACCCAAGGCGCAGCCGTGACACGCGAGTACTACTTCAACGACCACGGCGCCCAGATCGACAGGTTCGCCCGGTCCCTGGTGGCCGCCGCCCACGGCCAGCCCGCACCCGAGGACGGCTACGCCGGTGACTACATCACCGATATCGCGGCCAAGGTGCTGGAGCAGGCCCCCGACGTGCTGAGCCTGCCTGACGAGCAGCAGCAGGAGACCTTCCGGGCAATCGGGGTGGACCTGATGTTCACCCACATCAAAGAATCCCTGCACGAGTTCGGCACCGATTTCGACGTCTACACCCACGAAGACTCGATGCACACCTCCGGTCGGGTGGCCGAGGCCATCGCGCAACTGCGCAAGACCGGCAATATCTACGAGAAGGACGGCGCAACCTGGTTGCGCACCACCGAGTTCGGGGACGACAAGGACCGTGTCGTCATCAAGAGCGACGGGCAACCCGCCTACATCGCCGGCGATCTGGCCTACTACCTCGACAAGCGGCAGCGCGGCTTCGACCTGTGCATCTACATGCTCGGCGCCGACCACCACGGCTACATCGCCCGGCTCAAAGCGGCCGCCGCGGCGCTGGGGGATGACCCCAACACCGTCGAGGTGCTGATCGGTCAGATGGTCAACCTGGTCCGCGACGGCCAACCGGTCCGGATGAGCAAGCGTGCCGGCACCGTCATCACCCTTGACGACCTGGTGGACGCACTCGGCGTCGACGCCGCCCGGTACGCGCTGATCCGGTCCTCGGTGGACACCGCGATCGACATCGATCTGCAGCTGTGGTCATCGGCATCGAGTGAAAACCCGGTCTACTACGTGCAATACGCGCATGCACGGTTGTCGGCGCTGGCCCGCAACGCAGCTGAGCTGGGCCTGATCCCCGACACCGGGCACCTCGACCTGCTGACCCATGACAAAGAAGGCACGTTGATCCGCAGCATCGGCGAGTTCCCACGGGTGCTCGAGACGGCGGCCAATCTGCGTGAGCCGCACCGGGTATGCCGCTACCTCGAAGATCTCGCCGGCGACTACCACCGGTTCTACGACTCCTGCCGGGTGCTGCCCCAGGGTGATGAAACGCCCGGGGACCTGCATCAGGCGCGGCTGGCCCTGTGCCAGGCAACCCGACAGGTCATCGCCAACGGTCTGGCCATCCTCGGCGTCAGCGCCCCGGAGCGGATGTGA